Proteins encoded together in one Accipiter gentilis chromosome 16, bAccGen1.1, whole genome shotgun sequence window:
- the MRPL19 gene encoding 39S ribosomal protein L19, mitochondrial, which produces MAAACGRLLPRSAAAGLAGLAAAAAARPALPGRCFSSSSCRISSDGKPAKFQPPPKPIIIDRQKQREERRFLSPEFIPPRGRTDPHKFYIERKDMIQRRKVFNIPEFYVGSILAVTTADPYANEKANRFVGICIQRGGKGLGATFVLRNVIEGQGVEIRYELYSPRVQAIEVLKLEKRLDDNLMYLRDALPEYSTFDVNMKPVSHLDHEEIPVNKLQVRMKPKPWSKRWERPKYNIKGIKFELPENKMKEAQKWSQPWLEFDMLREYDTSKIEEKIWKEVSEELKK; this is translated from the exons ATGGCAGCCGCCTGCGGGAGGCTGTTGCCGCGGAGTGCCGCCGCGGGGCTGGcgggcctcgccgccgccgccgccgcccggccagCCTTGCCCGGCA GGTGCTTTTCTTCCTCAAGCTGTCGAATTAGCAGCGATGGAAAGCCAGCAAAATTTCAGCCGCCTCCAAAGCCCATCATTATTGAcaggcagaagcagagagaggagaggag GTTCTTGAGCCCTGAATTTATACCTCCCAGAGGGCGAACAGATCCTCATAAATTTTATATAGAAAGAAAGGATATGATACAGAGACGGAAAGTCTTCAACATCCCAGAGTTCTATGTTG gcagTATACTTGCCGTTACTACTGCAGATCCATATGCCAATGAGAAAGCCAACCGGTTTGTAGGCATCTGCattcaaagaggaggaaaaggactTGGTGCTACTTTTGTCCTTCGGAACGTTATAGAAGGCCAAG GTGTTGAAATACGTTATGAACTGTACAGTCCTCGAGTCCAGGCCATCGAAGTTCTGAAGCTAGAAAAGAGGCTGGATGACAACCTGATGTACCTGCGAGATGCCCTCCCTGAATATAGTACTTTTGATGTGAATATGAAACCTGTGTCTCATTTAGACCATGAAGAAATTCCTGTAAACAAG CTGCAGGTACGAATGAAACCTAAACCATGGTCAAAACGGTGGGAAAGGCCCAAATACAATATAAAAGGAATAAAGTTTGAGCtacctgaaaacaaaatgaaagaagcacAGAAGTGGAGCCAGCCATGGCTAGAGTTTGATATGCTGCGAGAATATGATACTtcaaaaatagaggaaaaaatttggaaagaagtGAGTGAAgagcttaaaaaataa